One Bacillota bacterium genomic region harbors:
- a CDS encoding ribbon-helix-helix protein, CopG family, giving the protein MTRKILNISLPEDLYSAVSDLAVSEKKSKAEMAREIIREYITKRERWVMLRQWGQETADKLVLKDSDSLDDLIHDTREELS; this is encoded by the coding sequence ATGACCAGAAAGATATTAAATATCTCACTTCCCGAAGATTTGTATTCAGCAGTCAGTGACCTTGCCGTGTCTGAAAAAAAGAGCAAGGCAGAGATGGCCAGGGAAATCATTCGTGAATATATTACAAAGCGTGAACGGTGGGTAATGCTTAGGCAGTGGGGTCAGGAGACAGCAGACAAGCTTGTTCTTAAAGATTCAGATTCTCTTGATGATTTGATCCATGACACCAGAGAGGAATTAAGCTGA
- a CDS encoding putative toxin-antitoxin system toxin component, PIN family: MYRVVADTNVYISAILFGGKPEEIIKLALEEKIELIISGDILAEMAYILRSKFKWSNYQVNQLLAMLQETVMLVTPQQRLKVIKDDEKDNRVLECALEGKADYIISGDKRHLLPLKEFQTVRIVDPAGFFELYS, from the coding sequence ATGTATAGGGTTGTCGCTGATACAAATGTCTATATCTCGGCAATTTTATTCGGTGGCAAACCGGAAGAGATTATCAAACTAGCTCTCGAGGAAAAAATCGAACTTATAATTTCCGGTGATATATTAGCAGAGATGGCCTACATTCTTCGCAGTAAATTTAAATGGAGCAATTATCAGGTTAACCAGCTGTTGGCCATGCTGCAGGAAACAGTTATGCTTGTTACTCCACAGCAAAGGCTTAAGGTTATCAAAGATGATGAAAAGGATAACAGAGTTTTAGAATGCGCTCTGGAAGGAAAAGCAGATTATATTATTAGCGGAGATAAACGACATCTGCTGCCCTTAAAGGAGTTTCAGACAGTCAGAATTGTAGACCCTGCAGGGTTTTTTGAGCTTTATAGTTAA